GCGGGTTTACGGTTTTTGGTCAGGTGCTTTCGGATGAGGATATGGCTGCAGTTGACGATATTGCAGCTTTACCTGCCAGCAATCGCAGTAATTTTTTCAACCAATCCGCTTTCACCAATTTACCGCTCAATTTAAATCAACAGAATCAGACTCTTGATAGCGACGCAGATTTAGTTCGCTACAAAAATATTACTGTCTCTCAAGTTGATGAACTTAACTTTACAGTTGTCAGCAACTCGAACCCTAATTTAGTCAATCCAACGATAACAGATGGAGAATTAATTCTCGATTACCAGCCGTCTCAAAGTGGAAATGCGGAAATTGTTGTACGCGCTACTAACTTGCTTGGGCAGACAGTTGAGGATACTTTTACTGTTACTGTTGATTCAACATCCCCGATAATTGCGATCGCAGCAAGCGACCCTCTAGCAGCCGAAACTGGACTCGACCCTGGAGCCTTTACTATAACTCGTACAGGGGATACCACAAACCCCTTAACGATTCAATATAATATTGCAGGTACAGCAACTAACGGTAGCGATTACGCTCAACTTGCCAATACTGTCGAAATTCCAGCAGGTGAAGATTCAGTTATACTCACTCTCACTCCAGTTGATCAAGCTGATACAGAAGGTAATGAAACCGTTACCTTGCAACTGACTCAGACTGATAATTACAGCTTAGGCTCTGATACAGAAGCAACTGTTACCATCGTTGATAATGAAACTGTTGTAGATACCCTCGTTACGACTAACTCAGACAATCAAGTTAGTAGTTTAGTTTATGACGCAACTGTTGTTGCTGATAGTACTAACATCACTACCAATTTAACTGACAATGTACAAGATTTAGGCACTTCTGCTTACTTTGCTAACTTGATCGGTTTATATGAAGTAGTTGATGCTGATGGTGGTATTGACACAAACGGTGACGGTAATGCTGATTTACTACCAAGCGATCTAGGTTATGCGCGGGCGGCAATCGATCATCGTGTTAATAACTTTACAATTCTGGCAGGGGGATTAGGAGATTCCAGTCTGAATACCACTACAGAAGAGTTTGGCGATGTTCTGCTTAATGGCGGTCGGTTATACGCACCCTTTGTGATCGCTAATGGCGCTAATTTAGGCTTCGACGGATTTATTGCTCATGAAAACGCTGAACAAGATGGCACGTTTAATGACGCGGCTGACTTCTGGGATGATATAGTTGCTTACTTTGCTTTTGGTGCTGCTAACCCAGATAATGCTATACATCTGCAAGATCGTGGCAATAATGTATTTGGGTTTGAAGACTTACCTGCTAACTTGGGAGGCAGTGATAATGATTTCAATGATGCTGTTTTCCGACTGGCATTCTCTGTATAAGTTGTTGGATTAGTGGAAAAGCTGCGATCACAGCATTGATCTAATTAGATCAATGCTGGCATTTAGCTACAGAGAGTTATTTAGGTGGGCGATCTCGCTTCTACTTACTAACAACCACACCATTTCGGCGGGAATCACCAGCCCCAGACATTACTCCCAAATCATCTTTTCTCACAGTATGAACACCACCAAAAAACATATTCATTTCTTGCCATAACGCTATCTGAGTATTAGCAGAAACAGTCAATTTTTCTAATTCTTTTTTTATAAAGCCTGGTTCTATACTAAAAATATTATTTTCCCAATGACATCGAGGACTTTCAACCGCTTGTTCTACAGGCATTTTAAAATCAATTAAATTAGAAACTACTTGTAATATTGCTGTCCGAATTCTGTTAGAACCACCAGAACCCAAAACTATCTCTGGCTGTCCATTTTTCAATACTATTGTCGGTGACATCATCGAAGAAATTCGCTGATTTAATTGCCACTTATGGAAGCCAGTAGGA
The DNA window shown above is from Oculatellaceae cyanobacterium and carries:
- a CDS encoding peptidylprolyl isomerase gives rise to the protein MPVKIINPIQDLTVVNNAADSSINLFNSFDDPLTTGKIAKFELYNTNAANSGITNVVLFDQEGEGAPESVENFINYVEADDYVNSIIHRSIPGFVIQGGGFTVNGLEQALAATPNSGAAAVSSIETNPPVVNEFSSLRSNLRGTLAFAKLGNNPNSATSQWFFNLANNSANLDQQNGGFTVFGQVLSDEDMAAVDDIAALPASNRSNFFNQSAFTNLPLNLNQQNQTLDSDADLVRYKNITVSQVDELNFTVVSNSNPNLVNPTITDGELILDYQPSQSGNAEIVVRATNLLGQTVEDTFTVTVDSTSPIIAIAASDPLAAETGLDPGAFTITRTGDTTNPLTIQYNIAGTATNGSDYAQLANTVEIPAGEDSVILTLTPVDQADTEGNETVTLQLTQTDNYSLGSDTEATVTIVDNETVVDTLVTTNSDNQVSSLVYDATVVADSTNITTNLTDNVQDLGTSAYFANLIGLYEVVDADGGIDTNGDGNADLLPSDLGYARAAIDHRVNNFTILAGGLGDSSLNTTTEEFGDVLLNGGRLYAPFVIANGANLGFDGFIAHENAEQDGTFNDAADFWDDIVAYFAFGAANPDNAIHLQDRGNNVFGFEDLPANLGGSDNDFNDAVFRLAFSV